GCCGATACACACACCCGCCGCCGGGCTGTCACAGGATCGCATCAGGGAATCATGGCCCCAACCGAGGTGACAGCAGATCGGAATCTGGAGATGTTCCGCCACTTTCCAGAAGGGGTCGAACTGGCGTTCATGCAAGAAGGTGTCGCCCGCCGTGCCCAGCAGCATGACACCGGATGCCCCCAGGGAATGCGCCCGCTTCATTTCCTCCACGGCCGCTGGAACATCCCGGATCGGCACGGTTGCGATCCAGCGCAGACGGCCGCCGGATTCTGCCGCACGTTCGGCAATATAATCATTGTAGCTGCGCATCAGCGCCAGTTCGTATTGCAGGTCCTTGGTCAGGTTCTGCAGGAACACCGTCGGGTAGACCACATGCACATCCACACCGCCGCGGTCCATCGCCTGCAGGCGGGCCTCGGCGGTCATGATGGCCTGTTCCTCGATGGAGGCGTCCTTTTCCAAGGCAAAGGTAGAGAGAACCGGGCTGCCGTGGCAGGTGTGACCATGGCCCATGCGGCGGGGCATGATCTCCCCGTCGATGAACCAATGCACGTCCCGCTTCGGCCGGTCGGGAATGGTGTCGATCTTGACCGTCACCGGTTTGCGGGCCTTGAATTCTTCCGACATATATTCCCAGACCGCAGGGTGTTCCTCGACATGGGTGTCGCTGTCAATGACGAGATCCGTTTTCAAATTTTCCATCTCAAATCCCCTGTTCATTCATCGCTTGTGGGCTTGTAACGTCAGCCCGCGAGCCGTTGTTTTTCACCGGTCGGTTCTGTCGTGATGGCGTAGTAGTAGTCCTGCAGGTGGTTCCACTGGGTCATGAAACGGTCGATGACCCGAAGCCCGTCCTGTTCCAGGTTTGGCAGGTCACTGCCTTCCTCTTCCATCAACACCCGTTCCGCATCGGCATGTTCGTCGTCACCGGCATGGACCTCGAACCACTCCAGGGCGTGATCGCTCAGGCCGAACTGATCTCTCAGCTTCTGGAGAACCTGGGTGATCACCTCCGCCGTCTGGCTTTCGCCCGCATACATGGCGGCGAGGACGACAACCGGATGTTCCGTCCAGCAGACATCCTTGATTTCGTCGACATAGCGCTGCACCGGGCCGCCCGGCGGGGTGTTGGCGATTTCCTCTTCCGTCGCCCCCATTTCCAGGGCAAACCGTTTCATCAGTTCGTAATGGGCGTCGCCGCCGGAACTGATGCTGGTTTCCTCGTCGATCAACTGATCCACCATGAACAGCCGGATGGCCCGGCTGTCCGTGCGGGCGTGCAAAATGGAAAAAATCGGAATCTGGAGATAGGTCTGGTGGTATTTCTGGATTGCCCAGTTCTTCAGGCCTTCTCTGGTTGCCTGACCGCTAAGGACGAATTTCGTCCAGGAATGGTCCGTGTATTTCCGTCGCTGGATTTCGGCGTCGAAACTGGCAAGAATGTCTTCGATCTTTTTACTCATGATTTTCCCCCTTTGATTTTGGTGCGTAATTCGGCCAGCGGTTTTTGCAGTTCGTCGAAATTGACGCCGCGCCGCGCGACTTCCAGTGTCCGCAGGTCGATCATGGTCGTTGCCATGCGCTGTTCGTTCTCATAGCGGGCAACCCCGTGATCGATGAACAGATCCACCCCCTTGGTCAGATCGTCGGGAAGCTCGTCCGGGCGATAGGAATTCCCCTTGCCGCTGACATTTCCGGATGATCCCGCCAACAGTTTTCCGTCGCGATAGGCACGTTCGACCAGGGCCTCCAGGAAGGCGCCTGCCTTCAGGAAAACCGCGACCGATTGTTCGAAGCTGGACTGTTTGCGCACGAATTCGGGCAGCGACAGCCAAAGCGGGCTTGTCTCGTC
The Aestuariispira ectoiniformans genome window above contains:
- a CDS encoding Sua5/YciO/YrdC/YwlC family protein, translating into MDTMANTAEKAHPEAFSASELEQAYQVIENGGLTLVKLDIGYGFVGHSEESIKRMYTLKGRSWQNPCVVPGDLTILQELSGGSIDPVILDWLAEQMTWTTISVIADLDETSPLWLSLPEFVRKQSSFEQSVAVFLKAGAFLEALVERAYRDGKLLAGSSGNVSGKGNSYRPDELPDDLTKGVDLFIDHGVARYENEQRMATTMIDLRTLEVARRGVNFDELQKPLAELRTKIKGGKS
- a CDS encoding TenA family transcriptional regulator, with the translated sequence MSKKIEDILASFDAEIQRRKYTDHSWTKFVLSGQATREGLKNWAIQKYHQTYLQIPIFSILHARTDSRAIRLFMVDQLIDEETSISSGGDAHYELMKRFALEMGATEEEIANTPPGGPVQRYVDEIKDVCWTEHPVVVLAAMYAGESQTAEVITQVLQKLRDQFGLSDHALEWFEVHAGDDEHADAERVLMEEEGSDLPNLEQDGLRVIDRFMTQWNHLQDYYYAITTEPTGEKQRLAG
- a CDS encoding amidohydrolase family protein — translated: MENLKTDLVIDSDTHVEEHPAVWEYMSEEFKARKPVTVKIDTIPDRPKRDVHWFIDGEIMPRRMGHGHTCHGSPVLSTFALEKDASIEEQAIMTAEARLQAMDRGGVDVHVVYPTVFLQNLTKDLQYELALMRSYNDYIAERAAESGGRLRWIATVPIRDVPAAVEEMKRAHSLGASGVMLLGTAGDTFLHERQFDPFWKVAEHLQIPICCHLGWGHDSLMRSCDSPAAGVCIGVDFCLVMGLFSFVGGGIYDRFPALKVALVEGGIDWFPVAFKRMTAWKGTAAAHPWPALKDPEYYLQECPIYFGAGGDEDNLPDLLKTLGPDRLLGGQDFPHAHEEDGGMSHSFIDLRRRTDVSDTAKKGILCNNAMEFYGIKKETVESYQKKQEKLELA